A window from Phalacrocorax carbo chromosome 20, bPhaCar2.1, whole genome shotgun sequence encodes these proteins:
- the TNFRSF1B gene encoding tumor necrosis factor receptor superfamily member 1B, producing the protein MGPRWALLAALLHAAGGREYSLPYTPQFAQCKDPSTEFYEEGLNKCCSQCPPGQYKTESCSHNVDTKCSPCRPNTYTAIWNRSPQCFACSPPCRRGFVQNQTCTESQDRICVCPPNEYCISKIYESCKICKVHKKCGKGYRVSRRGTDSTDTECKPCPPGTFSREESYDTSCIPHTVCKSVAVPGNSMNDTVCSDSGTAAVTVPPRTTLKLLLTQSSASNEPEILTRPVILNSVPDMSHIIGSVAGPLLLVVIIAILGYCLVAKKKALRLTCTPPTTEADSPLSPNEKQCEKKVKNTGSQNSSSSEQEEQRLLETSGSSSSSLNNLTGSARISVTSNKNNEKKETEGFQQQHSAAEGCKLHSGDRHNSASSDHSGNGGTQVNVTCIVKVCSPDCSSQFPEQTSSTSTDYGNAPYYSPTGEEIPLSKEENPLKKETEIQISVENEDNLLQDLLPEEKKFPLGIQENQLKEVTDRILLD; encoded by the exons ATGGGGCCGCGCTGGGCGCTGCTGGCCGCGCTCCTGCACGCCGCGGGCGGCCGG GAATATTCATTGCCTTACACACCACAGTTTGCACAATGCAAAGATCCCAGCACTGAATTCTATGAAGAAGGACTTAATAAATGTTGCAGCCAGTGCCCCCCAG gtcaATATAAGACAGAGAGCTGCAGTCACAATGTGGACACGAAGTGCAGTCCCTGTAGACCTAACACGTATACAGCAATCTGGAATCGGTCTCCTCAGTGCTTTGCCTGCTCACCACCCTGCAGAAGAG gattTGTGCAGAATCAAACATGCACTGAGTCACAGGACAGAATCTGTGTCTGCCCACCCAATGAGTACTGCATTTCGAAAATATATGAGTCCTGCAAAATATGTAAAGTGCataaaaaatgtggaaaaggtTACCGAGTTTCCAGAAGAG GGACAGATAGCACAGATACAGAATGTAAACCTTGTCCTCCTGGCACTTTTTCACGTGAGGAATCTTACGACACCAGCTGTATACCACATACAGT TTGCAAATCAGTGGCTGTTCCTGGAAACAGCATGAATGACACTGTTTGCAGTGACTCAGGAACAGCAGCTGTCACAGTCCCACCTCGCACTACTTTGAAACTGCTCCTGACCCAAAGCTCGGCTTCCAACGAACCTGAAATACTAACTCGGCCTGTCATTTTAAACTCTGTACCTGACATGTCTCACATCATCG gatCTGTAGCAGGACCATTGTTATTGGTCGTGATAATCGCTATTTTGGGGTATTGCTTAGTCgccaaaaaaaaag CCCTCCGACTCACTTGCACTCCACCGACTACAGAAGCAGATTCG CCTCTTTCCCCTAATGAAAAGCAATgtgagaaaaaagtaaaaaatacagGATCGCAAAACTCCAGCAGTTCTGAACAGGAGGAACAGCGTCTCTTGGAAACTTCTGGGTCCAGCAGTAGCTCCCTGAATAATCTAACTGGGTCTGCAAGGATCAGTGTTACTAGTAACAAGAACAACGAAAAGAAAGAAACGGAAGGATTTCAGCAGCAACATTCAGCTGCAGAAGGTTGTAAGCTTCACAGTGGAGACAGGCACAACTCTGCAAGTTCAG ACCATTCTGGTAATGGAGGAACGCAGGTGAATGTGACTTGTATTGTTAAAGTGTGTAGTCCAGACTGCAGTTCCCAGTTCCCAGAACAGACTAGTTCGACGAGCACGGATTATGGAAACGCTCCCTATTATTCCCCAACAGGGGAAGAAATTCCcctttcaaaagaagaaaaccccttgaaaaaagaaactgaaattcagATCTCGGTGGAAAATGAGGACAATTTACTTCAAGACTTacttccagaagaaaagaagtttcCTCTGGGTATTCaagaaaaccagctgaaggAAGTTACAGATCGTATACTGCTGGACTGA